Proteins from a genomic interval of Actinomycetota bacterium:
- a CDS encoding IS110 family transposase, whose protein sequence is MELVHPRCAGIDVSKRDAKVCVRIAGGGRAGTTSTVTTWGSVTNQVLALREHLVAARITLAVMEATGDYWKPFYYLLEDAPFEVMLVNARHVRNLPGRKTDVSDAAWLAQLGAHGLVRASFVPPAPIRQLRDLTRTRTAMVRERAKEIQRLEKLLEDAGIKMSSVATDISGVSGRAMLEALIAGQRDPAVLADLAKRRLRSKIPELTEALTGQFTDHHGFLTRLHLDLIDQHTHAIDELTARIEVVIEPFRGFRDLIISIPGVSTRVADVIIAETGADMTRFPTAGHLASWAGTCPGSNESAGRVKSTHTRPGNPYLKGALGIAAMSAAQSKDTYLAAKYRRIASRRGPIKAIVAVEHAILIAIWNMWINGAFYADPGGDFYARRNPDKTKARAINQLRKMGYTVTLSP, encoded by the coding sequence GCGCGGGAATCGATGTGTCCAAGCGAGACGCGAAGGTCTGCGTCCGGATCGCAGGCGGCGGACGGGCAGGCACGACGTCGACGGTCACGACGTGGGGCTCGGTCACCAACCAGGTGTTGGCGCTGCGCGAACACCTGGTCGCCGCCCGGATCACGCTGGCGGTGATGGAGGCCACCGGGGACTACTGGAAGCCGTTCTACTACCTGCTCGAGGACGCCCCGTTCGAGGTGATGCTCGTCAACGCCCGCCATGTGAGGAACCTGCCCGGACGCAAGACGGATGTCTCCGACGCTGCGTGGCTGGCCCAGCTCGGTGCGCACGGGTTGGTTCGTGCCTCGTTCGTTCCGCCCGCACCGATCCGTCAGCTGCGGGACCTGACCCGGACCCGGACCGCGATGGTGCGCGAGCGCGCCAAAGAGATCCAACGCCTGGAGAAGCTCCTCGAGGACGCCGGGATCAAGATGTCCTCGGTCGCCACGGACATCAGCGGTGTCTCCGGGCGGGCCATGCTCGAGGCCCTGATCGCCGGCCAACGTGACCCGGCCGTGTTGGCGGACCTGGCCAAGCGGCGGCTGCGGTCCAAGATCCCCGAGCTCACCGAGGCCCTGACCGGCCAGTTCACCGACCACCACGGGTTCTTGACCCGCCTCCACCTGGACCTGATCGACCAGCACACCCACGCAATCGATGAGCTCACGGCCAGGATCGAGGTGGTGATCGAACCCTTTCGTGGTTTCCGGGACCTGATCATCTCGATCCCGGGAGTCAGCACGCGAGTCGCCGACGTGATCATCGCCGAGACCGGCGCGGACATGACCCGGTTCCCGACCGCCGGGCACCTGGCCTCCTGGGCCGGGACGTGTCCCGGCTCGAACGAGTCCGCCGGACGGGTCAAGTCCACCCACACCCGTCCGGGCAACCCCTACCTCAAGGGCGCGCTCGGCATCGCAGCGATGTCCGCCGCCCAGTCCAAGGACACCTACCTGGCGGCAAAGTACCGCCGCATCGCCTCCCGGCGCGGGCCCATCAAGGCCATCGTCGCCGTCGAGCACGCCATCTTGATCGCCATCTGGAACATGTGGATCAACGGCGCGTTCTACGCCGATCCCGGCGGCGACTTCTACGCCCGCCGCAACCCCGACAAGACCAAGGCCCGCGCCATCAACCAGCTCCGCAAGATGGGCTACACCGTCACCCTGAGCCCC